Proteins from a single region of Nomia melanderi isolate GNS246 chromosome 9, iyNomMela1, whole genome shotgun sequence:
- the Lamp1 gene encoding lysosome-associated membrane glycoprotein 1 produces MMSKFFLLLCFTTLHVLVPNVALPQKNDDTQSSKRNVLNAIIQRDAPVLESSVNGEKNIQSQEHTNPTETPTTTLPPDSTTVPTTTTSTTVPTTTTSTTTPTTTTSTTTPTTTTSTTTPTTTSSTTSTTPTIPTTTVQPVTTTPLPPENPGKWIVNGTTEVCIVVQMSARFNVTYPTGNRTVSYKIFDMPSDNITTRASGNCGKLEQVITLMWSSKNENNANMTLHFVKNESTNHYSLHHLEVILPSTDFPNTTFNGSMVLVHEASNYVAELTNSYRCLKEQRVNLKLNGTKQEPGFVTLSGLQFQAFKTDKSTTFGLAKDCAFDTPDVVPIAVGCILTGLVTLVLLAYLIGRRRNQARGYLSM; encoded by the exons ATGATGTCGAAGTTTTTCCTACTCCTCTGCTTTACAACGCTTCACGTTTTGG TACCTAATGTCGCCTTGCCTCAAAAGAATGATGATACACAGAGTTCCAAAAGAAATGTATTAAATGCGATAATACAGCGTGATGCACCTGTGTTGGAGTCCTCAGTTAATGGCGAGAAAAACATACAATCACAGGAACATACAAATCCTACTGAAACTCCCACAACTACATTGCCACCAGATAGTACAACTGTTCCTACCACAACAACTAGTACAACTGTTCCAACCACTACAACTAGTACAACTACTCCAACCACTACAACTAGTACGACTACTcctacaactacaactagtaCAACTACTCCAACCACTACAAGTAGTACTACTTCGACCACTCCAACTATTCCAACTACTACAGTTCAACCAGTGACTACTACACCATTACCTCCTGAAAATCCTGGCAAATGGATAGTAAATGGAACAACTGAAGTATGCATTGTTGTACAAATGTCAGCACGGTTCAATGTTACTTATCCAACGGGGAACAGAACG GTTtcctataaaatatttgatatgccGAGTGACAATATAACTACAAGAGCAAGTGGAAACTGTGGCAAACTTGAGCAAGTGATCACCTTGATGTGGTCctctaaaaatgaaaataatgctaATATGACACTACACTTTGTGAAAAACGAAAGTACAAACCATTATTCTCTTCACCATTTGGAGGTCATCTTACCATCAACAGATTTTCCAAACACAACATTCA atGGATCCATGGTTCTAGTACACGAAGCGTCTAATTATGTAGCTGAATTAACAAATTCCTATAGATGCTTAAAGGAGCAAAGGGTAAACTTAAAATTGAATGGTACTAAACAAGAACCTGGATTTGTAACATTATCAGGGTTACAATTCCAAGCATTCAAAACTGATAAATCCACTACTTTTGGTTTAG CTAAGGATTGCGCTTTCGACACACCTGACGTTGTACCGATAGCAGTAGGTTGTATACTCACAGGATTAGTAACCCTAGTTTTACTCGCGTACTTGATTGGACGCCGACGAAACCAAGCTCGTGGCTATCTTagcatgtaa